CATCAATATGGTCAAACAGCTTTTTGAGTCTGAAAATATCACTCTTGAGTACATCCAGATAATAATAGTTTTTTGTTCCTTCTTGATCATAACCAATCAAATTGGCTTCTTTTAATATTTTTAAGTGATGAGAGACGGCCGGACGTGATAAATTAGTCCTTTGTGTCAGCTCGCCAACTCTGATTCCCTTTTCGCTTATACTTTCACCTTCAATCAAAGCAATAATGATAGATTGACGGGTCTCATCTCCAATGGCTGCTAGAGCTTTGCTACACTCACCAAATTCCTCAGCCAGATTTTTCAAACGTTTTTGTCTGTCCATAGGCAGCCCCTTTGGTTTAATGGTTTAATCTTATGAACTATTGTACATGATTTTTTATGAATTAATTCTTCGGTAAAGAAATTCGAGACCATTGAATTGGATAAATAAAAAACCACCGATCTAGTTCAATTAAGATCAATGGTTTCTATTTATTTTGTAGAGTTCAATCAATGAAATGCTCGTTATTGGTACAGATAGCTTAGCATGGTGTAGCCGTAAATATTTTGGGGCAGCTTTTTAGAACTAAAAACAATGGTTCCCTGTAAAACGGTTAAGAAATAGTGCGCATGATACTCTGGTACGCCAGGAAGAAATTCTCCATTCTCCATCCCTTCCTTAAAAATCTTCGATAAGAATGCTAACACCTCATCGTAGTCCCTATTTAATGCTTCTTTAAGCTCAAGGTTGACTGCATCAGAATTTATAATTTGCTCCACAAAGAAATAATGAAACCCCGCCTCATTCCATTTCCGTTTATCAAAATCTCGCACAATGCCTTCAAGGAGCTCTTTTGGGCTTTTAGTCTGATATAGTTCTTCGAGTTGTTCTTTAAAGCTAATCAAGTTCAGATGTATGAGCGAAGCGTAAATTTCTTCTTTTGATTTAAAATAGTTATATATAAGCCCATGGCTCATGCCAGCTTTTTTAGCAATATCTGATATCTTCGTGGCTTCTAAACCTTTTTGAGCGAATAGTTCAACGGCATGTTTTAATATATCGTTAGTTCTTTCCTTACGTAATTCTTGATCCCTATTTATATTTCGAGGCATATTCTCACTCCAACCCGTTGTGACTTTACTTATCAAATTGTGTTTTTATAAGAATACGATAATCAATACAGATTAAAAATAGGGCTTACTCAATAGTAGATTTTTAAATAAAATCTCCCCTATCCAAAACTCCATAATAGAAGACAATAAATCCCTAAATGATCACATTTAATGGAAGTTCATTTAAAGATATACTTTAATGTAAGCGTTAACATAACACTTCTGGAGGTGGCCCGTATTCGTGTATGCCCGTATCATCACGCTAATGAATAATCTAAGACTAAGAACGAAGTTGTTTCTGTCATTTGGCTCTGTTGTTCTTCTTCCAGTCTTAATTGTAGGGCTTTTCCTCACGAATGAACTTCGGAATATGGCAATGGCTAATGCACTGGAGCAGATTACCGCCAATGTGGATCGGGTGAAGAAACGGACTGGCGAAATGCTCAACATCCCACTTGATATTGCCTATCGTCTATCAAATGACAGTCGTCTGGAAGAGGTAGCCAACCATCGTTATGAATCTGTCTATGATGTTGTGGAAGCTTACTGGAACTATCCTGATTTCCGTGATTTTGTCCGATTGTACAACGAAGTATCCAGTATCCGCTTGTATATCGACAACCCAACGGTTCTTGACAACTGGGAGTTTCTACAGGTGGATGAGAATGTTAAGCAGGAGCAGTGGTACCAAACCGCGCTCGCCCAAAGGGGATTGGTACGTTGGAATTATATTCGAGACAATCGTGATGGACGATATTATTTGAGTCTAATCCGAAAGGTTAATTTTTATAAGGAGAGAACTACAGGTGTACTAGTTGTGAATGTGAATACGAATAAACTTAATGCTATCCTCAAGCAGGAATCCTTTGAAACCCTTATTATGGATGAGAATGACAATATCGTTGCCTCAAATCGCGTAGATACACAAAATAAATCACTAACGAACATTGACCTAACAACCTTATCCGCTAGTGGGCTAGGTCCCCACGATGTAACTATTGACGGTAAACCCTTCAAAATGATGATCGATCATTGGCAACCAGGAGGAAGCTTGAACAGCCTGCGCATCATTTCCATTTTTTCTGTAGAAAGTATCGTCGATGAGCCCAACCGTATTATTTTTCTAGCTTCCATTGTAATCCTTTCGGCATTGATTATGGCTATTCTCCTAATTTACTATGTCTCGCGTCTACTTACCGGAAGGATGCTGTATCTGAGCAAGCATATCTCTAAGGTCGCTTCAGGAAATTTAGGGGCCACGCTTGTTATCGACGGTAAGGATGAAATCGGTCAGCTCGCCAGACAATTTAATAATATGGTACGGAACATTAACCATTTAATGAGCGAGGTCCAGGAATCCAATCGGCAGAAAAATGAGACCCAGCTTAAACAGAATGAGATCAAATTCAAGATGATGGCCAGCCAGATCAATCCCCACTTCCTCTTCAATGCCCTAGAATCAATCCGCATGAAAGCCCTTGTTAGAGGCCAAGCAGATATTTCTCAAGTCGTTCGACTATTGGGAAAAATGATGCGTAAAAACCTTGAGGTCGGCAATGGGATGATCAGTCTGCAAAGTGAGCTTGAAACCGTAAACTGCTACCTGGTCATCCAAAAATTCCGCTATGATGACAGACTCACTTATGAGCTTCATGTGGATCCAAAGGCGAACCTTTTTCAAATTCCTCCATTGATTATTCAGCCTTTAGTAGAGAATTGTGTCATCCACGGATTGGAGAATCGAATTGAAGGCGGTATGGTCCGTGTAGAAATCCGCTTAGAAGACAGTTATCTAAAGGTTCAGGTATCTGACAATGGGGCGGGTATTTCAAAAGCGCGGATACAAGAAATTAGAAAGATGCTAGAGAACAATGATGACTATGAAACTAATAATATTGGGATGCGCAATATTCATTTGCGGCTGCAGCTGACCTACGGCCCGCAATGTGGGCTGACCTTAACAAGTCAAATCGGATTTGGTACGCAAATCAGCTTTGCGATTCCATTAAGGAGTGATTCTTATGTATAGCGTGTTGATTGTAGATGATGAGCTGGCGATCCGCGAAGGACTTGTTGCTCTGCTAGACTGGGAGAGTCTTGGATATCAAGTCATTGATTCCGCGGCGAATGCCATAGAGGCTAAGCATAAATTTGAACTTTACTCCCCTGATTTAATGATAGTAGATATCCGCATGCCTGGTAGAGATGGTCTAGAGCTTGTTGAAGAACTGAGAAAGCTGGATCCGGAAATGCACATCATTATCCTTAGTGGTTATGCGGATTTTAGCTATGCCAAGCGAGCACTATCTTTTGGCATTGATAACTATTTGCTCAAGCCGGTGGATGAAGATGAATTGCAGCTATACTTGGCAAATCTGTCTATTGAGCTTGACGCGCGTATTGCCGATCGTAAGAATCATACCGCAGTCAAGGTTTGGAGCCGGGAGATGCTGGTTCAATCCTTGTTAATGGATCGAAGCGCCCAGACTACGCCAATAATGGAGACAACCGTTCTTGAAGCAGGACTTCTTTGGGATTCCTATCAGGTGGTCCTAATTAGGCTGTTGCTTCAGGACAATTCAGACCACGGCCCTTCAACAGTCGTAAAGGCGAGACTAGCGAAAAGCTTTGAAGAACATGATTGGGGCGTAGTATTCTTGCTAGATTCTTATTTAGGCGTTCTGCTGCAGCCCTCATTTCAAAAAGAGCTTGTACATAAATTAATGGTTCAGAATATACAGGAAGTGGTATTTGACCATGAACTTGAATGTATCATCACCGCAGGTAATATGGTGAACACACTGGAAGATATCCCTGTCTCCCACCAATCTGCGCTGGCAAGGATGAAGGAGCATTTCTTCTATGACGAACCGGGGATGATTGGACCTGATTCCATGAAAATAAAAAAAGAGCTGTCAGTTAGTCCTGAGGAAATAGAAAACCGGCTGGGGTCCGTTGTGGAACGATTGTTTTTTTCTATGGATACCGGCAGCAGCGCGTTACTATTCTCACTGATTCAAGAAGCTGGAGAACTAATGATTACCGCCAATTATTCCGAGATGGCCGTGAAATCGCGTTATGTGCGTATCGTCACTTTTCTACTCAATAAACTCTCTCTCCAATATAAGGAGCTGAGTCCTCTGCACAGCAGCATGGATGAGCAGATCGAACAAATTTATAAACATATTTCTCTACCTCAATTACAGCGCTATACCTCCACTCTTCTGGAGTATTATGAAAAAGGTATTACCCATGACGATATGGAGGTTTTCCTAAAGCGGATGTTGGACCTTATCCATCGACACTATAATAAGAATCTTAAGCTCGACACACTAGCGGATGTATTTAGCTACAGTAGTGCTTATCTAGGGAAGCTTTTTAAGAACAGCACAGGGTATTCCTTCAACAGCTACCTGGATAAAGTCCGCATGGAAAAGGCCAAGGAGCTGCTAACTCAAGGCTACAAAATCCATCTAGTCGCAAACGAAGTTGGCTTCAGCGATGTAGATTATTTCCGTGAAAAATTCAAGAAGCTTGAAGGCATCTCTCCCTCCGACTATCGTAGAAAGAACTTGGAATAAGTTTAGGCTTTTTCAGTAAGCGCTTACGAAAATAACGAATTCCCCCCTGTTTTTTATATGAAATATTCGGGTGTTTCCTTCGCTTTCTGTGGATTATGATTATGGCATATCGAAGGAGGGACATAGATGAAAGCGATTACCTCAAAACCTCAACCGGAGACGAAGAAGCCCGCCTCACGTTTTTGGCCAACTTTCTTGCAGCAGAAATACCTTTATATGATGGCCTTCCCGTTTGTGCTCTGGGCATTTGTATTCAATTACTTACCTTTGTGGGGATGGACGATGGCCTTTCAGAAATACAAGCCTGGTAAATCCTTTTTCGAGCAGAAATGGGTCGGCTTGCAGTACTTCAGGGAGCTGTTCCAGGATGATCAATTCTTCAATGCTCTTCGCAATACGCTCGCTATGAGTATCATGGGCCTGTTGGCCGGATTCATCATTCCCATCATATTTGCCATCCTTGTGAATGAGCTGAGGCTGCAGTTTCTGAAACGATTTGTGCAGACCGTCTCTTATCTCCCCCACTTCGTATCTTGGGTGGTTGCTGCCGGGATTATCACCAAGATGCTCTCTACCGATAACGGTGCAGTGAACGACCTACTATTAAGTCTCCATATAATCAGTGAACCCATTCAATTCATGGCCAAAGGTCATTTATTCTGGGGAATCGTCACGGCCTCGGATGTTTGGAAGGAAACGGGCTGGAACACAATCATTTATCTTGCAGCCATTTCAGGTATAGGTCCAGAGCTTTATGAAGCGGCAAGGGTAGATGGTGCAAGTCGCCTGCAGCAAGTGAGGAACATTACACTACCAGGCATTCGGACAACGATAATTATTCTGCTTATCATTTCCATCGGGCATTTAATTAGTATTGGGTTCGAGAAGCAGTTCTTGCTCGGTAACAATCTGGTACGCGACTATTCGCAGACGCTGGATCTGTACGCGTTGAATTATGGTCTCGGCATGGGTCGGTTTTCCTTCGGTACAGCCATTAATATTTTCAATTCTGTGGTGAGTGTGATTCTTCTGTTTGTCGCCAATGGGATTTTCAAAAAAATAACTAAGGAAAGCATCATATAGGAGGCCCTTATGCTAAGTAAAAGACTGGCCGCCGTGTCATGGTCGGACCGCATCTTCGATCTGGTAGTCTATATAGCGATTACAGTAGTGACTATAGCTACGCTATATCCTTTTCTGAACGTGTTGGCGATTTCCTTTAACGACTCCACAGACAGCATTAAGGGCGGTATTACGATATATCCACGCGTGTTCACCTTTAAGAACTATGAGACGATCTTTGCCTATTCTGGACTGATGACCGGACTAAAAATCTCGATCTTGCGAACGGTAACTGGCACGATTCTTGGATTGGTCAGTGCCTCTATGTTAGCTTTCACTCTGAGTCGGATAGACTTCCAAGCCCGAAAGTTCGTATCTACTTTTCTAGCGCTTACGATGTATGTCTCAGGTGGACTCATCCCTGTTTACATCCTGATCAAAGATCTTAATATGATAGGAACCTTTGGCGTGTATGTTCTCCCGGGTCTCGTCAGCGCATTTAATGTATTTGTTATACGTTCCTTTATCGATGGCTTACCCTATGCGCTACAGGAATCCGCTAAGCTAGACGGTGCAAATGATTTCACAATTTATTGGCGTGTCATTCTTCCACTGACCAAACCAGCGTTGGCAACCATCGCTCTCTTCCTCGCCGTTGGACAATGGAATTCATGGTTTGATACTTATCTCTACAACGGTTCCAAGGATGCGTTGACTACCCTGCAGTTTGAGCTAATGAAGGTTATCCAAAGCACGACAACTAATGCGGACAATTTCCGTGGCCGCAATATGACTGAGGTTATGGCGCAAATCTCTCCGGAATCAGTCAAAATGGCGATTACTATCGTCGTCACAGTCCCTATTCTGGTGGTCTATCCGTTTTTGCAGCGTTATTTTGTCAAAGGTATGACTTTGGGTTCGGTAAAGAGCTAGTATGCTACTGGTATCAGCAGGTTCTGACCTGTGTATACAATATCTTCTTGACCAGAAAAAAGGAGGGTTTCTATTCATGACAAGAAAGACAGCAAAACCACATGTGATGTTGATGGTCTTGACCTTACTGATTAGTGTGCTGGCAGGCTGCAGCGGATCAAGCAATACAAATAAAACAGCTGATAACAACGAAGGAAATAAACAAACTAGTGAAGTTAGTGCCACCGCAGCGGCTACTGCTGAAGCTACTACACAACCCGAAGATTTAAGTCCGCTGACACTCTCCTTCTTCGCGGAAGACCCAAATCCAAACTGGAACAATATGAAGGATGACATCAGTAAAGTAATTACGGAGAAAACAGGCGTCACACTCGATGCGGAATTTGCTGTAGGTGATCCACAACAAAAAATTGCCCTGATTGCCGCCGGTGGTGATTATCCGGATATGATCTCTGCCAAAGCTGATATCGGTAAACTAGTAGACGCTGGAGCAGTCATCGACTTAACAGAATTAATCGACAAATATGCCCCTAACATCAAACGTGTGCTCGGCGACAACCTTGCTCGGGCTAAATACACGAATGAAGACCAATCGATCTATGCCATTCCTACCTGGGCGGCGGTAGATGAGAAGAAATTCGTAGCCGGAGGTGGTTTTGAGCTCCAGCATCGTGTCTTGAAGGAAGCAGGATATCCTGAAATCAGAACAGTCACTGATTATGAGAATGTAATTAAAGCTTATCTAGAGAAACATCCTACCGATGAGAACGGCAACAAGAACATCGGAGTCTCCCTGAACGCGGATGATTGGCATATGTACATTTCCGTCACTAACCCTGCTGTTGCTACGACAGGTGGTTCGGATGACGGAGAATATTATATTGATCAAGAGACACATGAGGCGATTTACCACTTCCGACGCCCGGAAGAGAAAGAGTATTTCCGTTGGCTGAATCATATGAATGACATCGGATTGCTCGACAAAGAAAGCTTCGTGCAAAAATATGACCAATACAAAGCTAAAGTAGCCACCGGACGTGTGCTGGGCCTAATTGACCAGGATTGGGACTACAATGATGCTCAGCAGGCATTGAAGACGGCAGGGAAATTCGATCAGACCTATGGTCACTATCCAGTAACCTTGACGAAAGAATACAAGGAAACCAGCTTCTGGCCTACCGGCTTCATGGGCGGTTATGGCATCTCGATCTCCACTACGAATCCAGATCCAGTTCGCACAATCAAGTTCTTGGATTTCCTAGCTTCTGACGAAGGTCAAATCTTAAACAACTGGGGGATTGAAGGCAAACACTATGTGGTTGAGGACGGAAAAAGAGTCGTTCCAGCAGATGTGCAAGATCGCATAAACAATGACAATACAGCTTTCACTAAGGAAACCGGAATCGGCTTTTACTGGAATATGATGGTTCACTATGGAGACGGCGCTAAGGACGCAAGCGGCAATTATTACACTAAAAACTTCCCTGAACAACTTGTGCTTGGCTATAGCGATGTCGAAAAAGAGACTTTAGCAGCCTACAATGCAACCACATGGAAGGACCTTTTCCCTAAAGAAGAAGAATTCGCTGAAAAGGCTTACGGAGCGGCATGGAATATCGCGCTTCCTGGCGAAGATGAAGTCTCCATTCTGGGCAACAAAATGCGAGATATTACATGGAAACGTATTCCGGAAGCTATCCTCGCGAAACCAGCGGATTTCGATAAAGTCTGGGATGACTACATGGCAGCCTTAGAGAAAGCCGGAGTAGAAAAAATGGAAAAAGGGTACACCAAATATGTGCAAGATCGTGTTGCCTTATGGAGTACTAAATAAAAACACACTGAGCCGTGCGGACCTCCGCATGGCTCAGTGTGTTCGTAACGACAGCTCAACTAATCGATTATCCTGACACTCCATCTCCTTCTCACTATATAAGGAAGAATAAATTTCCTACAAGAATGACATTATAAGGTAGAGGTACGGTCCGGTTTATTTAGGAGGCTGAGTTAAATCAAAACAAATATTTCGTTTATTCAATCCATCATGATTATTATGCTGAGCACAGGCCTTCTAAATCATGTCATTATCATTCCAATCCTATTGGATGCGGCAAAACGAGATGCCTGGATTTCAGTGCTGGTTGCTGGTGCATGTGCGCTAGTTTGGATATTTATCCTGCATATTAGTAGTACCAAAATCAATAAGCAGCATCTTTTCGAATGGCTGTCAAAAGCTTATCATCCCATCGTTGGTCGTATTCTTGCGGTAGCCGCTTGTACATATTTATTTGTCATATGCATGCTTACAACTAGGGACACCATTTACTGGGTGCATCTTACCTTCTCTCCAGAGACGCCTATACTGATACTTACTTTCATACTGCTATTGATTTCTGCAATAAATGCTTATTTAGGTATTCACTCCCTTGCGAATACCGCTGGTATTCTGCTCCCTTTTGTCATTATATTGGGCTTTTTTATAATGTTCTCTAACACACCGCATAAGGATTATTCCTTATTAAAACCGATCCTAGAGCATGGCATGCAGCCAGTTTGGAACGGGTCTATGTACGTAGGAGCAGGTTTTATTGAGGTGATCATGCTTTTCTTTTTGCAACATCACATTAAATCTCGATTGTCATATCTATCGTTTATGTTGATGGTCCTACTTATCTTAGGACTGACCATGGGGCCTCTTATTGGTGCAATTGTTGAATTTGGTCCAGATCAGGCAGATAAACTCAGATTTCCAGCGTATGAAGAATGGAGATTACTGACTATCGGTGGATACATTGAGCATCTAGACTTTTTTAGCGTTTATCAATGGTTCAGTGGTGCTTTTCTGAGAATTTCCCTGGCCATGTTTCTGATTCTTGATATATTTCAAATTCAAAGCAGAAAAGTGAAAATATTGGTACTAGGAAGCATATCAACAGCTACAGTAGTGTTCACAACCATTCCTATTAGCGATGAAATTTTTCTGAAAATGTTAACTTCCTATGTACTTCCCTTTTCTTTATGGGGGGTGTTGGTGTTTTCTGTGATTATTGCGGGGCTGATCCGCTTGGCTCAACGAAAGGGGAAAGTAACATCATGAAGGAGTATGAGCAAAAGGACTCTGAATCGTTCGAGGATGTATTCACACGATTATTCGGTTCAAGCTCAGACATTAAGCGAATGACACTCTCTTTGTCACACTCGGACTATGCTGTACAACTGGTTTATTGCCAGGGTTTATGTGATGAAATCAAGGTAGAACAATCCATCATCCCCGAATTAAAAAACATCCCGGAACCTATCCTCTTATCGCATGAAATGGATCTTGAGCAAAAGGTTTCGTTTTATATGATTCCCCTTCCATCAAGTGAAATTGAAAGATCGATGATAGACACAGTACTAAATGGCAATCTTCTCCTTCTATTTACGCCTTCGAATGATTTCTACTCTGTAAAATTGGCTAATCCACCTAAACGGGAGCCGGAGGAACCAAATACAGAAGTGTCTACAAGGGGGCCTAAGGATGGGTTTACGGAAGAATCATTCACCAACATTGCTCTTATTCGAAAAAGACTAAAGACCGAATTATTGGCAGTTGAAGAATTTACGATTGGAACCCAAACCGCGACTGAAGTTCATCTTTTATATCTCAGGGATACAATTAAGCCTCATGTTCTGAATGAGATCAAGACAAGACTGACCGATATTCAAATTAAGGGACTAGTGAGCAGTACCCAGCTTGAAGAAAGTCTGACCGGATTTTCGTTATTTCCATTATTCTCATATACGGGCAGACCGGACTATGCAGCGAATTCACTGCTTCATGGCAAATTTGTATTATTGACGAATGGTTCACCTACGGTGATTATGGCGCCAGTGAGCTTTAGCTTTTTGTTAAATACGTCGGAAGATGCGCATATGGTAAATGTTTTTGTTGCTTTTACTAGGTTATTAAGAATGTTAGGAGTAATGCTTTCTCTGTTTTTACCGGGATTTTGGATCGCGCTCACTACGTTTCATCAGGATCAAATCCCCTTTACATTGCTTGCTACGCTAGTAAATTCGAGACAAGGAGTCCCTCTTCCGGCTCCACTAGAAGCGCTCGTGATGCTCATTTTATTTGAGATTTTTCGGGAAGCAGGTATGAGATTACCTACCGCTTACGGCCAAACTTTGTCTGTTGTAGGAGGTTTAATAATCGGTCAAGCGGCCATTAGTGCTGGCATTGCAGGTCCAGGGACTATTGTCGTTATAGCAATTTCAGTACTGGCCACCTTTACATTGGTGAATCAGTCATTAGTTAGCATCGTAAGCTTATTACGAATTGTCGTGCTCTTGATTAGCGGGTTTCTAGGGTTGTTTGGTACGATGACAAGTCTGCTTGCACTGGTCCTCTTTATGGTGAATTTACGATCTTTCGGCACTTACTATCTATCCCCCCTATCCCCGCCGCATTTCAAGAAATTTTTCAAGGTTATTTTTAGGATGCCGTGGGGTAAGGGAAAGCTCGCGGATAATACGGGAAATAAAGGAAGAGAACGATCATGAAATCGATCAGATGCATTCTCGTTACCGCTCTACTCTCCATGCTGCTTACAGGTTGTTGGGGAGCAAAGGAAATTGAGCATATGGTCTATGTAAATACATTAGGAGTCGATTATGTAGATAACAAGGTTGTTGTTTATATCCAAATGGTCAACTTTAGTGGTATTGCCAAGAAAGAAGCAGGTCAGAGTCAGGAACAGAAAACTTTCATCGGTAAAGCAGAGGGCGATTCGTTTGATTCAGCGATATTCAATTTGTATGCTACTAGTCCACAAAGAATTGTCTGGAGCAATGTGAAAACCATCGTATTTAGTAATGCAGCACTAAAGAAAGGGAGTGTTGTCAATCAAGTATTAGACGTGTGGGATCGTTATTATGAATTCCGTTATACCGTTTGGACGATGGCGACCCAAGAGCCCATTGAAAAAGTGCTCACTACTCCGTCGATTGCCGATCTATCGGTGATTTATTCGCAGCTTAACAGTCCAATGCGATCCTATGAACAAAGCTCAATTATTGCTCCGCTGTATCTGTATAAGTTTATATGGAAGTGGAAAGAGAAAGCCGAAACGGTACTGTTGCCATATCTTGAAATTTCGCCGGACTGGACCGGTAACAATGAGCCTTCCCCTAACATCAGCATGTCTGGGATTTGTTTTCTGCATAATGAGCATTTTAGGGGCTGCCTGAAATCTAAAGATATTTTAGGGATTCGATGGTTGGAAAAAAAGACGCAAAGAACGCCCCTGGTTATCAAAGAAGAAAATACCGTACTTGCTGTGATCGTCATGAACAAAATTAAATCCTCTATTCATCCAAAGATGAAGCATGGCAAACCTGTTTTCGATATAAAAGTGTCTATGCAAGGCACTTTTCCAGAGTTGATCTCAAACCTTAATAAGAAAGAGCTTGAGCTTAAAGCGTTAAAAGAAATTAATAATCAGATAAAGGAAACTTACTTGAAAGGTTTAGAAATAAATGCTGATGTATATGGGCTCTCAGGTATATTCTATCGCGCGCTTCCGGATGAGTGGAACAAATTGAATGATAAGGGGGAAATACCACTTGATTCAAGCAGCATCGATAACATCGATATCAAGGTAAATTTGGTCAGTGGGGGTATATCTAAAATTGAGTAATTGAATAAGATTTAATTCATTTACCAACTGAGTGTGGATGTTTAATAACACAGAAAAACGCTTCAGTCTAACATGAAGTGCACCCATTAGAATAGACATTGGAATAACCCCTGGGTAAATTCCGATGTAATTCTAATGGGTGCATTTTTTGCCAATGAATAATCTAAGACTCAGAACGAAGTTATTTTTGTCATTTGGCTGTGTTGTTCTAATCCCAATCTTAATTGTAGAGCTGTTCCTCACAAATGAACTACAGAATATAGCAATGGCTAATGCGCTGGAGCAGACTACAGCCTACGTGGATCGCGTGAAGAAACGGACTGGCGAAATGCTCAATATCCCAATTGATATTCTTATCATCTATCGAATGACAGCCGGCTTGAAGAGGTAGCCATCTATCATTATGAGTATGTCTATGATGTGGTGGAAGCTTTACAGGAACTATCCTGTTTCCGAAACTTTATTTGGCTGTACAACGAAGCTTCCAGCATCTGCCTAGACTTTACGAATAGAGAACATAGGGCAGTAGCCGGCATGAATGGAAATCCCCTCCGAAACACATAATATCTTTAAAACTATTACGGGAATCGGCGTTTCGCAGTGGGATACCTTCCCGAACAGAGATGGGGTTTGATGCGATTTGAGAATACTTCTGCTCTCCCTGATGCTGCTCATTCTTAGCGTCGGTCTTGTCATCGCGAATGATCTGCTGGTGGGTTATCCCCTGTACGTGTCGTTCAGAAATATTTGGTTACCTTTCGAATCGATGATACCTGAAGAACTTATCATGTTGTTTCTCCTGCCTCTTTATACGGCACTCCATGCCTATTACAAGAGCAAGAAGAAAAGGGGCCGTTCGCGCTAGCGATCGGCCCCAAATCTTTTTCGCATAAATGCCGTTACGAGCAGAATGCAAGGCAGAATCACACCGAACAGCATCGTCTCTGAATACAATAAAATGTCTCCTTCCTCGATTTGTTCGGGGAAATTTCCGGAAAGCATGATGGAGATGAGCAACATGATGATTCCCGTCGGCTGAACGAGCTTCCGGTAATCCCGAATCCCGAATACATCCGCGATGGACATGACGGCAGCGTAAAAAAAGATGGCCACCTTAAAAAAATCGCCGATGATCAGCGTTAGCACGACAATGAC
This window of the Paenibacillus sp. FSL R10-2734 genome carries:
- a CDS encoding metalloregulator ArsR/SmtB family transcription factor; this translates as MDRQKRLKNLAEEFGECSKALAAIGDETRQSIIIALIEGESISEKGIRVGELTQRTNLSRPAVSHHLKILKEANLIGYDQEGTKNYYYLDVLKSDIFRLKKLFDHIDEFIKDSQEHEQKQ
- a CDS encoding TetR/AcrR family transcriptional regulator translates to MPRNINRDQELRKERTNDILKHAVELFAQKGLEATKISDIAKKAGMSHGLIYNYFKSKEEIYASLIHLNLISFKEQLEELYQTKSPKELLEGIVRDFDKRKWNEAGFHYFFVEQIINSDAVNLELKEALNRDYDEVLAFLSKIFKEGMENGEFLPGVPEYHAHYFLTVLQGTIVFSSKKLPQNIYGYTMLSYLYQ
- a CDS encoding sensor histidine kinase, translated to MYARIITLMNNLRLRTKLFLSFGSVVLLPVLIVGLFLTNELRNMAMANALEQITANVDRVKKRTGEMLNIPLDIAYRLSNDSRLEEVANHRYESVYDVVEAYWNYPDFRDFVRLYNEVSSIRLYIDNPTVLDNWEFLQVDENVKQEQWYQTALAQRGLVRWNYIRDNRDGRYYLSLIRKVNFYKERTTGVLVVNVNTNKLNAILKQESFETLIMDENDNIVASNRVDTQNKSLTNIDLTTLSASGLGPHDVTIDGKPFKMMIDHWQPGGSLNSLRIISIFSVESIVDEPNRIIFLASIVILSALIMAILLIYYVSRLLTGRMLYLSKHISKVASGNLGATLVIDGKDEIGQLARQFNNMVRNINHLMSEVQESNRQKNETQLKQNEIKFKMMASQINPHFLFNALESIRMKALVRGQADISQVVRLLGKMMRKNLEVGNGMISLQSELETVNCYLVIQKFRYDDRLTYELHVDPKANLFQIPPLIIQPLVENCVIHGLENRIEGGMVRVEIRLEDSYLKVQVSDNGAGISKARIQEIRKMLENNDDYETNNIGMRNIHLRLQLTYGPQCGLTLTSQIGFGTQISFAIPLRSDSYV
- a CDS encoding response regulator transcription factor, with translation MYSVLIVDDELAIREGLVALLDWESLGYQVIDSAANAIEAKHKFELYSPDLMIVDIRMPGRDGLELVEELRKLDPEMHIIILSGYADFSYAKRALSFGIDNYLLKPVDEDELQLYLANLSIELDARIADRKNHTAVKVWSREMLVQSLLMDRSAQTTPIMETTVLEAGLLWDSYQVVLIRLLLQDNSDHGPSTVVKARLAKSFEEHDWGVVFLLDSYLGVLLQPSFQKELVHKLMVQNIQEVVFDHELECIITAGNMVNTLEDIPVSHQSALARMKEHFFYDEPGMIGPDSMKIKKELSVSPEEIENRLGSVVERLFFSMDTGSSALLFSLIQEAGELMITANYSEMAVKSRYVRIVTFLLNKLSLQYKELSPLHSSMDEQIEQIYKHISLPQLQRYTSTLLEYYEKGITHDDMEVFLKRMLDLIHRHYNKNLKLDTLADVFSYSSAYLGKLFKNSTGYSFNSYLDKVRMEKAKELLTQGYKIHLVANEVGFSDVDYFREKFKKLEGISPSDYRRKNLE
- a CDS encoding ABC transporter permease subunit; this translates as MKAITSKPQPETKKPASRFWPTFLQQKYLYMMAFPFVLWAFVFNYLPLWGWTMAFQKYKPGKSFFEQKWVGLQYFRELFQDDQFFNALRNTLAMSIMGLLAGFIIPIIFAILVNELRLQFLKRFVQTVSYLPHFVSWVVAAGIITKMLSTDNGAVNDLLLSLHIISEPIQFMAKGHLFWGIVTASDVWKETGWNTIIYLAAISGIGPELYEAARVDGASRLQQVRNITLPGIRTTIIILLIISIGHLISIGFEKQFLLGNNLVRDYSQTLDLYALNYGLGMGRFSFGTAINIFNSVVSVILLFVANGIFKKITKESII
- a CDS encoding carbohydrate ABC transporter permease, with the protein product MLSKRLAAVSWSDRIFDLVVYIAITVVTIATLYPFLNVLAISFNDSTDSIKGGITIYPRVFTFKNYETIFAYSGLMTGLKISILRTVTGTILGLVSASMLAFTLSRIDFQARKFVSTFLALTMYVSGGLIPVYILIKDLNMIGTFGVYVLPGLVSAFNVFVIRSFIDGLPYALQESAKLDGANDFTIYWRVILPLTKPALATIALFLAVGQWNSWFDTYLYNGSKDALTTLQFELMKVIQSTTTNADNFRGRNMTEVMAQISPESVKMAITIVVTVPILVVYPFLQRYFVKGMTLGSVKS